The following coding sequences lie in one Stigmatopora argus isolate UIUO_Sarg chromosome 5, RoL_Sarg_1.0, whole genome shotgun sequence genomic window:
- the lrrc8ab gene encoding volume-regulated anion channel subunit LRRC8A: MIPITELRYFVDTQPAYRILKPWWDVFTDYISIVMLMISVFGGTLQVTQDKMICLPCKWVVDQTCTKNSNLSFTAPFSPEPKGIQYDLDRHQYNYVDAVCYETRLHWFAKYFPYLVLLHTLIFLACSNFWFKFPRTSSKLEHFVSILLKCFDSPWTTRALSETVVEESDPKPMKMNGSLEHKESVISEDVEASVPMLQRTKTRLEQGIVDRTETGVLDKKEGEQAKALFEKVKKFRIHVEEGDIVYRLYVRQTIIKVLKFIVIICYTGYFVNDIKFSVDCSVDIENLTGYSVYRCAHPLATLFKILACFYISLVVVYGLICMYTLCWMLRRSLKKYSFESIREESSYSDIPDVKNDFAFMLHMIDQYDPLYSKRFAVFLSEVSENKLRQLNLNNEWTLDKLRQRITKNSQEKLELHLFMLSGIPDTVFDLMELEVLKLELIPDVTIPPIIAQLVNLREMWLYHTPAKIEAPALAFLRENLKSLHIKFTDIKEIPLWIYSLKNLSELHLTGNLSAENNRYIVIDGLRELKRLTVLRLKSNLNKLPQVVTDVGMHLQKLSVNNEGTKLMVLNSLKKMVNLTELELIRCDLERIPHSIFSLHNLQEIDLKDNNLKTIEEIISFQHLHRLVCLKLWYNQIAYIPKQIGTLVNLEKLYLNRNKIEEIPGQLFYCRKLRFLDLSHNNLTVIPTDIGSLENLQYLAVTANRIESLPNDLFQCKKLRTLNLGNNCLHSLPSRFGELSGLTQLELRGNRLECLPVELVECRQLKRTGLIVEEDLFNTLPTEVKEQLFPGDSATPRQ; encoded by the exons ATGATCCCCATCACGGAACTGCGGTACTTTGTGGACACGCAGCCGGCCTACCGCATCCTGAAACCATGGTGGGACGTGTTCACGGACTACATCTCCATCGTCATGCTGATGATCTCGGTGTTCGGGGGGACCCTGCAGGTGACCCAAGACAAGATGATCTGCCTGCCCTGCAAGTGGGTGGTGGACCAGACCTGCACGAAGAACTCGAACCTCAGCTTCACAGCACCCTTTTCCCCGGAGCCCAAGGGGATCCAGTACGACCTGGATCGGCACCAGTACAACTACGTGGACGCGGTGTGCTACGAGACTCGCTTGCACTGGTTCGCCAAGTACTTCCCCTACCTGGTCTTGCTCCACACGCTGATCTTCTTAGCCTGCAGCAACTTCTGGTTCAAGTTCCCCCGGACTAGCTCCAAACTGGAGCACTTTGTCTCCATCCTGCTCAAGTGCTTCGACTCGCCGTGGACCACCCGGGCCCTGTCGGAGACGGTGGTGGAGGAGAGCGACCCCAAGCCCATGAAGATGAACGGCTCCCTGGAGCACAAGGAGTCGGTGATCAGCGAAGACGTGGAAGCCAGCGTCCCCATGCTCCAGAGGACCAAGACCCGTCTGGAGCAGGGCATCGTGGACCGCACGGAGACGGGCGTCCTGGACAAGAAGGAGGGCGAGCAGGCCAAGGCGCTCTTCGAGAAGGTCAAGAAGTTCCGCATCCACGTGGAGGAGGGCGACATCGTGTACCGGCTGTACGTCCGTCAGACCATCATCAAGGTCCTCAAGTTCATCGTGATCATCTGCTACACGGGCTACTTCGTCAACGACATCAAGTTCAGCGTGGACTGCAGCGTGGACATCGAGAACCTGACGGGCTACAGCGTGTACCGCTGCGCTCACCCGCTGGCCACGCTCTTCAAGATCCTGGCCTGCTTCTACATCAGCCTGGTGGTGGTCTACGGCCTGATCTGCATGTACACGCTGTGCTGGATGCTGCGGCGCTCGCTGAAGAAGTACTCCTTCGAGTCCATCCGGGAGGAGAGCAGCTACAGCGACATCCCCGACGTGAAGAACGACTTCGCCTTCATGCTGCACATGATCGACCAGTACGACCCGCTCTACTCCAAGCGCTTCGCCGTCTTCCTGTCGGAGGTGAGCGAGAACAAGCTGAGGCAGCTCAACCTCAACAACGAGTGGACGCTGGACAAGCTGCGGCAGAGGATCACCAAGAACTCGCAGGAGAAGCTGGAGCTGCACCTCTTCATGCTCAGCGGCATCCCCGACACCGTCTTCGACCTGATGGAGCTGGAGGTCCTCAAGCTGGAGCTGATCCCAGACGTGACCATCCCGCCCATCATCGCCCAGCTGGTCAACCTACGGGAGATGTGGCTCTACCACACGCCGGCCAAGATCGAGGCGCCGGCGCTGGCCTTCCTGCGGGAGAACCTCAAGTCCCTGCACATCAAGTTCACCGACATCAAGGAGATCCCCCTGTGGATCTACAGCCTGAAGAACCTGAGCGAGCTCCACCTGACGGGCAACCTGAGCGCCGAGAACAACCGCTACATCGTCATCGACGGGCTGAGGGAATTGAAGCGGCTGACCGTCCTGCGCCTGAAGAGCAACCTCAACAAGCTGCCCCAGGTGGTGACCGACGTGGGCATGCACCTCCAGAAGCTGTCGGTCAACAACGAGGGCACCAAGCTGATGGTGCTCAACAGCCTGAAGAAGATGGTCAACCTGACGGAGCTGGAGCTGATCCGCTGCGACCTGGAGCGCATCCCGCACTCCATCTTCAGCCTGCACAACTTGCAGGAGATCGACTTGAAGGACAACAACCTGAAGACCATCGAGGAGATCATCAGTTTCCAGCACCTGCACCGGCTGGTCTGCCTTAAGCTCTGGTACAACCAGATCGCCTACATCCCCAAACAGATCGGCACGCTGGTCAACTTGGAGAAGCTCTACCTGAACCGGAACAAGATCGAGGAGATCCCCGGACAGTTGTTTTACTGCCGCAAGCTACGCTTTCTGGACCTCAGCCATAACAACTTGACCGTCATTCCGACGGACATCGGCTCCCTGGAGAACCTGCAGTACCTCGCCGTGACCGCCAACAGG ATCGAAAGCCTCCCCAACGACCTCTTCCAATGCAAGAAACTGCGCACCCTCAACCTGGGCAACAACTGCCTGCACTCCCTGCCGTCGCGTTTCGGCGAACTGAGCGGTCTGACGCAACTGGAGCTCCGGGGGAACCGCCTGGAGTGTCTCCCCGTCGAGCTGGTGGAGTGCCGGCAGCTGAAGAGGACCGGCCTGATCGTGGAGGAAGACCTTTTCAACACCCTTCCCACCGAGGTCAAAGAACAGCTGTTTCCCGGCGACTCGGCGACGCCGAGGCAATAA